From the genome of Mugil cephalus isolate CIBA_MC_2020 chromosome 2, CIBA_Mcephalus_1.1, whole genome shotgun sequence, one region includes:
- the aftpha gene encoding aftiphilin a isoform X1 has product MEPDVIRMYSSSPPPMEDAAEEEDDEFGDFGTFASVPTSVSFTEFDTPTTFNQSEALAATSPPELINNRGGVVAFNHSSSNGTHELSKANGVLSGSPSDRTDIKKVLSSSVDISAPVDCNGGGTEVLTNGFATFDIQGSPSSQNSVHSLTKETSTEDMGDVPEDDFADFAAFSNAGGHLSQREDSNSPTASAVPHDEDSNVERGYTSEENNRDTNRTGPDTSGDETPDGPCSTDQGSRQRDSVCTNEPLTPNGLDAPDKDESKEDVSASADVDAGLVDEEKGSGNDTETETETETSLGRPLSTDALEEYGDVSTTGSAPSPPLHGDTATPPADEDDEDFGDFGDAGAFGGQGFADFDQADVQQDQSSAPAQDASDAEQDDDFGDFNSPKFHARGNEGEDEEKFADFPVSDSFGNFSSAGGGEADAGWSAFGEQQQQQQQQDAEVEGESWAAFTDKSVAAPAERSEEDDEDEDWHESEVAAVSEETSRTDRQTASLSLSVRLEKLFQSSFPPTDVPPLEDAVLSLKILLEPPEDEPQSGTEAQRRCGRGGVWTQLQDIHEAFGLRYQWGGSHCNKALLCCLGIDTRNILFTGQKKQPVIVPMYAAGLGMLEPTKEPVKPVSAAEMIASIGQAPPLVPEKSSCPPDTVQQEALPPVQFDWSSSGLTNPLDASGGSSLLNLDFFGPVEDSGSSSSSIPGVDPELFELTTAKMDAGGSGSRVADAFARLMSTMEKTSTSTRKPRKDENLSEEASKVIAALPDLSFMQAKVLMFPATLTPLGSQSTSD; this is encoded by the exons ATGGAGCCAGATGTGATCCGCATGTACTCGTCCTCTCCCCCGCCGATGGAGGACGccgcagaggaagaggatgacgAGTTCGGAGACTTCGGCACCTTCGCCAGCGTCCCCACTAGCGTCAGCTTCACGGAGTTCGACACCCCGACCACCTTCAACCAGTCGGAGGCGCTGGCCGCCACCTCCCCGCCTGAGCTCATCAACAACAGAGGGGGGGTGGTGGCGTTCAACCACAGCTCCTCCAACGGCACCCACGAGCTGTCCAAGGCGAACGGCGTCCTGAGCGGCAGTCCCTCGGACAGAACTGATATCAAAAAGGTCCTGTCCAGCTCCGTGGACATCTCGGCGCCGGTCGACTGTAACGGCGGAGGCACAGAGGTGCTGACTAACGGGTTCGCAACCTTTGACATTCAGGGAAGCCCCTCCTCACAGAATTCTGTCCACTCTCTCACAAAAGAAACGTCCACCGAGGACATGGGCGACGTCCCAGAGGACGATTTCGCAGACTTTGCTGCTTTTTCCAATGCAGGAGGACACCTCAGCCAGAGGGAGGACTCGAATAGTCCCACAGCGTCGGCCGTCCCCCACGACGAGGACTCTAACGTTGAGCGGGGATACACCTCAGAGGAAAATAACAGGGACACGAACAGAACCGGACCCGACACGTCCGGCGACGAGACCCCGGATGGCCCATGCAGCACGGACCAGGGTTCTCGACAAAGGGACTCAGTTTGCACTAACGAACCTCTAACTCCGAATGGGCTGGACGCACCTGACAAAGACGAGTCCAAAGAGGACGTGTCTGCCAGCGCTGACGTCGACGCTGGGCTGGTGGACGAGGAAAAGGGCTCCGGGAATGACActgagacggagacggagacggagacgtcGCTGGGGCGGCCGCTGTCGACCGACGCCCTGGAGGAGTATGGAGATGTGAGCACCACGGGCTCAGCGCCGTCTCCGCCCCTCCATGGGGACACGGCAACCCCGCCCGCCGATGAAGACGACGAGGACTTCGGGGACTTCGGAGACGCCGGCGCGTTCGGCGGTCAGGGCTTCGCAGACTTTGACCAAGCGGACGTCCAGCAGGACCAGAGTTCGGCTCCCGCTCAGGACGCGTCAGACGCCGAGCAGGACGACGACTTTGGAGACTTCAACTCCCCCAAGTTTCACGCCCGAGGAAACGAGGGGGAGGACGAAGAGAAGTTTGCCGACTTCCCAGTCAGCGACAGCTTCGGGAACTTTAGCTCGGCTGGAGGCGGCGAGGCCGATGCCGGGTGGAGTGCCTtcggagagcagcagcagcagcagcagcagcaggacgcggaggtggagggggaaTCCTGGGCGGCGTTCACAGATAAGAGCGTTGCTGCTCCTGCAGAAAGGAGCGAGGAAGACGACGAGGACGAAGACTGGCATGAAAGTGAGGTCGCTGCAGTCAGCGAGGAAACCAGCAGGACTGACAGACAAACG GCatccctgtccctgtctgtcCGTTTGGAGAAGCTGTTTCAGAGCAGCTTCCCTCCGACAGACGTCCCTCCACTGGAGGACGCCGTGTTGTCCCTGAAGATCCTCCTGGAGCCTCCGGAGGATGAGCCACAGTCTGGAACCGAGGCCCAGAGGAG GTGTGGACGTGGAGGCGTGTGGACACAGCTCCAGGACATCCACGAGGCCTTTGGCCTCCGGTATCAGTGGGGGGGCTCTCACTGCAACAAAGCTCTTCTCTGCTGCCTGGGCATCGACACTAGAAACATC CTGTTCACAGGTCAGAAGAAGCAGCCGGTCATCGTGCCCATGTACGCTGCTGGTCTG GGGATGCTGGAACCCACCAAAGAGCCCGTGAAGCCCGTCTCTGCAGCAGAGATGATTGCTTCCATCGGCCAAGCACCTCCGCTGGTTCCAGAGAAAAGCTCCTGTCCTCCAGACACAGTCCAG cagGAGGCGCTCCCACCCGTCCAGTTTGACTGGAGCAGCAGTGGCCTTACGAACCCTCTGGACG CGAGTGGAGGCTCTTCTCTGTTAAACCTCGATTTCTTTGGTCCAGTAGAAGATTCaggctccagctcctcctccatcccag GCGTCGACCCCGAGCTCTTTGAGTTGACGACCGCCAAGATGGACGCTGGCGGCTCCGGCAGCCGTGTCGCCGACGCCTTCGCCCGCCTGATGTCCACCATGGAGAAGACCAGCACCTCCACCAG GAAGCCGAGGAAAGACGAGAATCTGAGTGAGGAGGCGTCCAAAGTGATCGCGGCGCTGCCCGACTTGTCCTTCATGCAGGCTAAGGTGTTGATGTTCCCCGCTACGCTAACGCCGCTCGGCTCGCAGTCCACATCTGACtga
- the aftpha gene encoding aftiphilin a isoform X3 translates to MEPDVIRMYSSSPPPMEDAAEEEDDEFGDFGTFASVPTSVSFTEFDTPTTFNQSEALAATSPPELINNRGGVVAFNHSSSNGTHELSKANGVLSGSPSDRTDIKKVLSSSVDISAPVDCNGGGTEVLTNGFATFDIQGSPSSQNSVHSLTKETSTEDMGDVPEDDFADFAAFSNAGGHLSQREDSNSPTASAVPHDEDSNVERGYTSEENNRDTNRTGPDTSGDETPDGPCSTDQGSRQRDSVCTNEPLTPNGLDAPDKDESKEDVSASADVDAGLVDEEKGSGNDTETETETETSLGRPLSTDALEEYGDVSTTGSAPSPPLHGDTATPPADEDDEDFGDFGDAGAFGGQGFADFDQADVQQDQSSAPAQDASDAEQDDDFGDFNSPKFHARGNEGEDEEKFADFPVSDSFGNFSSAGGGEADAGWSAFGEQQQQQQQQDAEVEGESWAAFTDKSVAAPAERSEEDDEDEDWHESEVAAVSEETSRTDRQTASLSLSVRLEKLFQSSFPPTDVPPLEDAVLSLKILLEPPEDEPQSGTEAQRRCGRGGVWTQLQDIHEAFGLRYQWGGSHCNKALLCCLGIDTRNILFTGQKKQPVIVPMYAAGLGMLEPTKEPVKPVSAAEMIASIGQAPPLVPEKSSCPPDTVQQEALPPVQFDWSSSGLTNPLDGVDPELFELTTAKMDAGGSGSRVADAFARLMSTMEKTSTSTRKPRKDENLSEEASKVIAALPDLSFMQAKVLMFPATLTPLGSQSTSD, encoded by the exons ATGGAGCCAGATGTGATCCGCATGTACTCGTCCTCTCCCCCGCCGATGGAGGACGccgcagaggaagaggatgacgAGTTCGGAGACTTCGGCACCTTCGCCAGCGTCCCCACTAGCGTCAGCTTCACGGAGTTCGACACCCCGACCACCTTCAACCAGTCGGAGGCGCTGGCCGCCACCTCCCCGCCTGAGCTCATCAACAACAGAGGGGGGGTGGTGGCGTTCAACCACAGCTCCTCCAACGGCACCCACGAGCTGTCCAAGGCGAACGGCGTCCTGAGCGGCAGTCCCTCGGACAGAACTGATATCAAAAAGGTCCTGTCCAGCTCCGTGGACATCTCGGCGCCGGTCGACTGTAACGGCGGAGGCACAGAGGTGCTGACTAACGGGTTCGCAACCTTTGACATTCAGGGAAGCCCCTCCTCACAGAATTCTGTCCACTCTCTCACAAAAGAAACGTCCACCGAGGACATGGGCGACGTCCCAGAGGACGATTTCGCAGACTTTGCTGCTTTTTCCAATGCAGGAGGACACCTCAGCCAGAGGGAGGACTCGAATAGTCCCACAGCGTCGGCCGTCCCCCACGACGAGGACTCTAACGTTGAGCGGGGATACACCTCAGAGGAAAATAACAGGGACACGAACAGAACCGGACCCGACACGTCCGGCGACGAGACCCCGGATGGCCCATGCAGCACGGACCAGGGTTCTCGACAAAGGGACTCAGTTTGCACTAACGAACCTCTAACTCCGAATGGGCTGGACGCACCTGACAAAGACGAGTCCAAAGAGGACGTGTCTGCCAGCGCTGACGTCGACGCTGGGCTGGTGGACGAGGAAAAGGGCTCCGGGAATGACActgagacggagacggagacggagacgtcGCTGGGGCGGCCGCTGTCGACCGACGCCCTGGAGGAGTATGGAGATGTGAGCACCACGGGCTCAGCGCCGTCTCCGCCCCTCCATGGGGACACGGCAACCCCGCCCGCCGATGAAGACGACGAGGACTTCGGGGACTTCGGAGACGCCGGCGCGTTCGGCGGTCAGGGCTTCGCAGACTTTGACCAAGCGGACGTCCAGCAGGACCAGAGTTCGGCTCCCGCTCAGGACGCGTCAGACGCCGAGCAGGACGACGACTTTGGAGACTTCAACTCCCCCAAGTTTCACGCCCGAGGAAACGAGGGGGAGGACGAAGAGAAGTTTGCCGACTTCCCAGTCAGCGACAGCTTCGGGAACTTTAGCTCGGCTGGAGGCGGCGAGGCCGATGCCGGGTGGAGTGCCTtcggagagcagcagcagcagcagcagcagcaggacgcggaggtggagggggaaTCCTGGGCGGCGTTCACAGATAAGAGCGTTGCTGCTCCTGCAGAAAGGAGCGAGGAAGACGACGAGGACGAAGACTGGCATGAAAGTGAGGTCGCTGCAGTCAGCGAGGAAACCAGCAGGACTGACAGACAAACG GCatccctgtccctgtctgtcCGTTTGGAGAAGCTGTTTCAGAGCAGCTTCCCTCCGACAGACGTCCCTCCACTGGAGGACGCCGTGTTGTCCCTGAAGATCCTCCTGGAGCCTCCGGAGGATGAGCCACAGTCTGGAACCGAGGCCCAGAGGAG GTGTGGACGTGGAGGCGTGTGGACACAGCTCCAGGACATCCACGAGGCCTTTGGCCTCCGGTATCAGTGGGGGGGCTCTCACTGCAACAAAGCTCTTCTCTGCTGCCTGGGCATCGACACTAGAAACATC CTGTTCACAGGTCAGAAGAAGCAGCCGGTCATCGTGCCCATGTACGCTGCTGGTCTG GGGATGCTGGAACCCACCAAAGAGCCCGTGAAGCCCGTCTCTGCAGCAGAGATGATTGCTTCCATCGGCCAAGCACCTCCGCTGGTTCCAGAGAAAAGCTCCTGTCCTCCAGACACAGTCCAG cagGAGGCGCTCCCACCCGTCCAGTTTGACTGGAGCAGCAGTGGCCTTACGAACCCTCTGGACG GCGTCGACCCCGAGCTCTTTGAGTTGACGACCGCCAAGATGGACGCTGGCGGCTCCGGCAGCCGTGTCGCCGACGCCTTCGCCCGCCTGATGTCCACCATGGAGAAGACCAGCACCTCCACCAG GAAGCCGAGGAAAGACGAGAATCTGAGTGAGGAGGCGTCCAAAGTGATCGCGGCGCTGCCCGACTTGTCCTTCATGCAGGCTAAGGTGTTGATGTTCCCCGCTACGCTAACGCCGCTCGGCTCGCAGTCCACATCTGACtga
- the aftpha gene encoding aftiphilin a isoform X4, whose protein sequence is MEPDVIRMYSSSPPPMEDAAEEEDDEFGDFGTFASVPTSVSFTEFDTPTTFNQSEALAATSPPELINNRGGVVAFNHSSSNGTHELSKANGVLSGSPSDRTDIKKVLSSSVDISAPVDCNGGGTEVLTNGFATFDIQGSPSSQNSVHSLTKETSTEDMGDVPEDDFADFAAFSNAGGHLSQREDSNSPTASAVPHDEDSNVERGYTSEENNRDTNRTGPDTSGDETPDGPCSTDQGSRQRDSVCTNEPLTPNGLDAPDKDESKEDVSASADVDAGLVDEEKGSGNDTETETETETSLGRPLSTDALEEYGDVSTTGSAPSPPLHGDTATPPADEDDEDFGDFGDAGAFGGQGFADFDQADVQQDQSSAPAQDASDAEQDDDFGDFNSPKFHARGNEGEDEEKFADFPVSDSFGNFSSAGGGEADAGWSAFGEQQQQQQQQDAEVEGESWAAFTDKSVAAPAERSEEDDEDEDWHESEVAAVSEETSRTDRQTASLSLSVRLEKLFQSSFPPTDVPPLEDAVLSLKILLEPPEDEPQSGTEAQRRCGRGGVWTQLQDIHEAFGLRYQWGGSHCNKALLCCLGIDTRNILFTGQKKQPVIVPMYAAGLGMLEPTKEPVKPVSAAEMIASIGQAPPLVPEKSSCPPDTVQEALPPVQFDWSSSGLTNPLDGVDPELFELTTAKMDAGGSGSRVADAFARLMSTMEKTSTSTRKPRKDENLSEEASKVIAALPDLSFMQAKVLMFPATLTPLGSQSTSD, encoded by the exons ATGGAGCCAGATGTGATCCGCATGTACTCGTCCTCTCCCCCGCCGATGGAGGACGccgcagaggaagaggatgacgAGTTCGGAGACTTCGGCACCTTCGCCAGCGTCCCCACTAGCGTCAGCTTCACGGAGTTCGACACCCCGACCACCTTCAACCAGTCGGAGGCGCTGGCCGCCACCTCCCCGCCTGAGCTCATCAACAACAGAGGGGGGGTGGTGGCGTTCAACCACAGCTCCTCCAACGGCACCCACGAGCTGTCCAAGGCGAACGGCGTCCTGAGCGGCAGTCCCTCGGACAGAACTGATATCAAAAAGGTCCTGTCCAGCTCCGTGGACATCTCGGCGCCGGTCGACTGTAACGGCGGAGGCACAGAGGTGCTGACTAACGGGTTCGCAACCTTTGACATTCAGGGAAGCCCCTCCTCACAGAATTCTGTCCACTCTCTCACAAAAGAAACGTCCACCGAGGACATGGGCGACGTCCCAGAGGACGATTTCGCAGACTTTGCTGCTTTTTCCAATGCAGGAGGACACCTCAGCCAGAGGGAGGACTCGAATAGTCCCACAGCGTCGGCCGTCCCCCACGACGAGGACTCTAACGTTGAGCGGGGATACACCTCAGAGGAAAATAACAGGGACACGAACAGAACCGGACCCGACACGTCCGGCGACGAGACCCCGGATGGCCCATGCAGCACGGACCAGGGTTCTCGACAAAGGGACTCAGTTTGCACTAACGAACCTCTAACTCCGAATGGGCTGGACGCACCTGACAAAGACGAGTCCAAAGAGGACGTGTCTGCCAGCGCTGACGTCGACGCTGGGCTGGTGGACGAGGAAAAGGGCTCCGGGAATGACActgagacggagacggagacggagacgtcGCTGGGGCGGCCGCTGTCGACCGACGCCCTGGAGGAGTATGGAGATGTGAGCACCACGGGCTCAGCGCCGTCTCCGCCCCTCCATGGGGACACGGCAACCCCGCCCGCCGATGAAGACGACGAGGACTTCGGGGACTTCGGAGACGCCGGCGCGTTCGGCGGTCAGGGCTTCGCAGACTTTGACCAAGCGGACGTCCAGCAGGACCAGAGTTCGGCTCCCGCTCAGGACGCGTCAGACGCCGAGCAGGACGACGACTTTGGAGACTTCAACTCCCCCAAGTTTCACGCCCGAGGAAACGAGGGGGAGGACGAAGAGAAGTTTGCCGACTTCCCAGTCAGCGACAGCTTCGGGAACTTTAGCTCGGCTGGAGGCGGCGAGGCCGATGCCGGGTGGAGTGCCTtcggagagcagcagcagcagcagcagcagcaggacgcggaggtggagggggaaTCCTGGGCGGCGTTCACAGATAAGAGCGTTGCTGCTCCTGCAGAAAGGAGCGAGGAAGACGACGAGGACGAAGACTGGCATGAAAGTGAGGTCGCTGCAGTCAGCGAGGAAACCAGCAGGACTGACAGACAAACG GCatccctgtccctgtctgtcCGTTTGGAGAAGCTGTTTCAGAGCAGCTTCCCTCCGACAGACGTCCCTCCACTGGAGGACGCCGTGTTGTCCCTGAAGATCCTCCTGGAGCCTCCGGAGGATGAGCCACAGTCTGGAACCGAGGCCCAGAGGAG GTGTGGACGTGGAGGCGTGTGGACACAGCTCCAGGACATCCACGAGGCCTTTGGCCTCCGGTATCAGTGGGGGGGCTCTCACTGCAACAAAGCTCTTCTCTGCTGCCTGGGCATCGACACTAGAAACATC CTGTTCACAGGTCAGAAGAAGCAGCCGGTCATCGTGCCCATGTACGCTGCTGGTCTG GGGATGCTGGAACCCACCAAAGAGCCCGTGAAGCCCGTCTCTGCAGCAGAGATGATTGCTTCCATCGGCCAAGCACCTCCGCTGGTTCCAGAGAAAAGCTCCTGTCCTCCAGACACAGTCCAG GAGGCGCTCCCACCCGTCCAGTTTGACTGGAGCAGCAGTGGCCTTACGAACCCTCTGGACG GCGTCGACCCCGAGCTCTTTGAGTTGACGACCGCCAAGATGGACGCTGGCGGCTCCGGCAGCCGTGTCGCCGACGCCTTCGCCCGCCTGATGTCCACCATGGAGAAGACCAGCACCTCCACCAG GAAGCCGAGGAAAGACGAGAATCTGAGTGAGGAGGCGTCCAAAGTGATCGCGGCGCTGCCCGACTTGTCCTTCATGCAGGCTAAGGTGTTGATGTTCCCCGCTACGCTAACGCCGCTCGGCTCGCAGTCCACATCTGACtga
- the aftpha gene encoding aftiphilin a isoform X2, producing the protein MEPDVIRMYSSSPPPMEDAAEEEDDEFGDFGTFASVPTSVSFTEFDTPTTFNQSEALAATSPPELINNRGGVVAFNHSSSNGTHELSKANGVLSGSPSDRTDIKKVLSSSVDISAPVDCNGGGTEVLTNGFATFDIQGSPSSQNSVHSLTKETSTEDMGDVPEDDFADFAAFSNAGGHLSQREDSNSPTASAVPHDEDSNVERGYTSEENNRDTNRTGPDTSGDETPDGPCSTDQGSRQRDSVCTNEPLTPNGLDAPDKDESKEDVSASADVDAGLVDEEKGSGNDTETETETETSLGRPLSTDALEEYGDVSTTGSAPSPPLHGDTATPPADEDDEDFGDFGDAGAFGGQGFADFDQADVQQDQSSAPAQDASDAEQDDDFGDFNSPKFHARGNEGEDEEKFADFPVSDSFGNFSSAGGGEADAGWSAFGEQQQQQQQQDAEVEGESWAAFTDKSVAAPAERSEEDDEDEDWHESEVAAVSEETSRTDRQTASLSLSVRLEKLFQSSFPPTDVPPLEDAVLSLKILLEPPEDEPQSGTEAQRRCGRGGVWTQLQDIHEAFGLRYQWGGSHCNKALLCCLGIDTRNILFTGQKKQPVIVPMYAAGLGMLEPTKEPVKPVSAAEMIASIGQAPPLVPEKSSCPPDTVQEALPPVQFDWSSSGLTNPLDASGGSSLLNLDFFGPVEDSGSSSSSIPGVDPELFELTTAKMDAGGSGSRVADAFARLMSTMEKTSTSTRKPRKDENLSEEASKVIAALPDLSFMQAKVLMFPATLTPLGSQSTSD; encoded by the exons ATGGAGCCAGATGTGATCCGCATGTACTCGTCCTCTCCCCCGCCGATGGAGGACGccgcagaggaagaggatgacgAGTTCGGAGACTTCGGCACCTTCGCCAGCGTCCCCACTAGCGTCAGCTTCACGGAGTTCGACACCCCGACCACCTTCAACCAGTCGGAGGCGCTGGCCGCCACCTCCCCGCCTGAGCTCATCAACAACAGAGGGGGGGTGGTGGCGTTCAACCACAGCTCCTCCAACGGCACCCACGAGCTGTCCAAGGCGAACGGCGTCCTGAGCGGCAGTCCCTCGGACAGAACTGATATCAAAAAGGTCCTGTCCAGCTCCGTGGACATCTCGGCGCCGGTCGACTGTAACGGCGGAGGCACAGAGGTGCTGACTAACGGGTTCGCAACCTTTGACATTCAGGGAAGCCCCTCCTCACAGAATTCTGTCCACTCTCTCACAAAAGAAACGTCCACCGAGGACATGGGCGACGTCCCAGAGGACGATTTCGCAGACTTTGCTGCTTTTTCCAATGCAGGAGGACACCTCAGCCAGAGGGAGGACTCGAATAGTCCCACAGCGTCGGCCGTCCCCCACGACGAGGACTCTAACGTTGAGCGGGGATACACCTCAGAGGAAAATAACAGGGACACGAACAGAACCGGACCCGACACGTCCGGCGACGAGACCCCGGATGGCCCATGCAGCACGGACCAGGGTTCTCGACAAAGGGACTCAGTTTGCACTAACGAACCTCTAACTCCGAATGGGCTGGACGCACCTGACAAAGACGAGTCCAAAGAGGACGTGTCTGCCAGCGCTGACGTCGACGCTGGGCTGGTGGACGAGGAAAAGGGCTCCGGGAATGACActgagacggagacggagacggagacgtcGCTGGGGCGGCCGCTGTCGACCGACGCCCTGGAGGAGTATGGAGATGTGAGCACCACGGGCTCAGCGCCGTCTCCGCCCCTCCATGGGGACACGGCAACCCCGCCCGCCGATGAAGACGACGAGGACTTCGGGGACTTCGGAGACGCCGGCGCGTTCGGCGGTCAGGGCTTCGCAGACTTTGACCAAGCGGACGTCCAGCAGGACCAGAGTTCGGCTCCCGCTCAGGACGCGTCAGACGCCGAGCAGGACGACGACTTTGGAGACTTCAACTCCCCCAAGTTTCACGCCCGAGGAAACGAGGGGGAGGACGAAGAGAAGTTTGCCGACTTCCCAGTCAGCGACAGCTTCGGGAACTTTAGCTCGGCTGGAGGCGGCGAGGCCGATGCCGGGTGGAGTGCCTtcggagagcagcagcagcagcagcagcagcaggacgcggaggtggagggggaaTCCTGGGCGGCGTTCACAGATAAGAGCGTTGCTGCTCCTGCAGAAAGGAGCGAGGAAGACGACGAGGACGAAGACTGGCATGAAAGTGAGGTCGCTGCAGTCAGCGAGGAAACCAGCAGGACTGACAGACAAACG GCatccctgtccctgtctgtcCGTTTGGAGAAGCTGTTTCAGAGCAGCTTCCCTCCGACAGACGTCCCTCCACTGGAGGACGCCGTGTTGTCCCTGAAGATCCTCCTGGAGCCTCCGGAGGATGAGCCACAGTCTGGAACCGAGGCCCAGAGGAG GTGTGGACGTGGAGGCGTGTGGACACAGCTCCAGGACATCCACGAGGCCTTTGGCCTCCGGTATCAGTGGGGGGGCTCTCACTGCAACAAAGCTCTTCTCTGCTGCCTGGGCATCGACACTAGAAACATC CTGTTCACAGGTCAGAAGAAGCAGCCGGTCATCGTGCCCATGTACGCTGCTGGTCTG GGGATGCTGGAACCCACCAAAGAGCCCGTGAAGCCCGTCTCTGCAGCAGAGATGATTGCTTCCATCGGCCAAGCACCTCCGCTGGTTCCAGAGAAAAGCTCCTGTCCTCCAGACACAGTCCAG GAGGCGCTCCCACCCGTCCAGTTTGACTGGAGCAGCAGTGGCCTTACGAACCCTCTGGACG CGAGTGGAGGCTCTTCTCTGTTAAACCTCGATTTCTTTGGTCCAGTAGAAGATTCaggctccagctcctcctccatcccag GCGTCGACCCCGAGCTCTTTGAGTTGACGACCGCCAAGATGGACGCTGGCGGCTCCGGCAGCCGTGTCGCCGACGCCTTCGCCCGCCTGATGTCCACCATGGAGAAGACCAGCACCTCCACCAG GAAGCCGAGGAAAGACGAGAATCTGAGTGAGGAGGCGTCCAAAGTGATCGCGGCGCTGCCCGACTTGTCCTTCATGCAGGCTAAGGTGTTGATGTTCCCCGCTACGCTAACGCCGCTCGGCTCGCAGTCCACATCTGACtga
- the LOC125004047 gene encoding zinc finger protein RFP-like, which yields MPYCQCVDMSAARCLISEDQFLCSICLDVFTDPVTTSCGHNFCKRCITQHWDTTDRYRCPFCTEIFYTRPQLKINTFISEIVAEFRHESQQKASSSSSEQQAAKPGEVPCDVCTGTKLKALKSCLVCLLSYCDSHLEPHLTMSRLKRHQLIHPVDNLEDRMCRKHDKRLELFCKTDQACVCMLCSVLNHKTHNVVPLKEEYEGKKAELEKTEDEIQQMIKKRRLKIEEMKESVKMSKDAADRQKAEGVQVFTALKESVERDLDQLIKEIEDKQKTTEKQAEGFIKHLEQEVSELMKRSSEVKQLSRSEDHLHLLQSFSSLKAAPPTKDWTEVSVRPPSYEGIVVRAVTQLEETLSKDKKKLVEAELKRVQQYAVDVTLDPDTAHPALILSDDGKQVIHSGMWKRLPDHPERFSYCVNVLGKKSFSSGRFYFQVQVKGKTDWDLGVARGSINRKGNIKLRPQNGYWIVCLRKGNEYKALAGPPVRLSLGPRPEKVGVFVDYEEGLVSFHDVDTAALIYSFTGCSFNDKLYPFFSPCTNDGGKNSVPLIICPVNQNV from the coding sequence ATGCCTTATTGTCAGTGTGTAGACATGTCTGCTGCCCGATGTCTGATATCTGAAGATCAGTTTTtgtgctccatctgtctggatgtgttcactgatccagtcactacatcatgtggacacaacttctgcaaacGCTGCATCACTCAACACTGGGATACAACTGATCGATACAGGTGTCCCTTTTGTACAGAGATTTTTTACACTAGACCTCAGCTGAAGATCAACACTTTCATTAGTGAGATTGTTGCTGAGTTCAGACATGAATCTCAACAgaaagccagcagcagcagctcagagcaacAAGCTGCCAAACCAGGAGAAGTTCCCTGTGACGTCTGCACTGGAACCAAACTGAAGGCCCTGAAGTCCTGCCTGGTGTGTCTGCTCTCCTACTGTGACTCTCACCTGGAGCCTCATCTGACAATGTCACGcctgaaaagacatcagctTATCCACCCTGTggacaacctggaagacagGATGTGTAGGAAGCATGATAAACGTCTAGAACTGTTCTGTAAGACCGACCAggcatgtgtctgcatgctcTGCTCTGTATTAAACCACAAGACACATaatgttgttcctctgaaagaagaatatgaaggaaagaaggcagagctggagaagaCAGAGGATGAAATTCAGCAGATGATCAAGAAGAGACGACTGAagattgaggagatgaaagagtcagtgaagatgagtaaagatgctgcagacagacagaaagcagaaggtgttcaggtcttcactgctctgaaggagtctgttgagagagacctggaccagctcataaaggagatcgaagacaaacagaaaacaacagagaaacaggctgaaggtttcatcaaacatctggaacaggaagtctctgagctgatgaagaggagctctgaggtaaagcagctctcacgctctgaagaccacctccacctcctccaaagcttctcctccctgaaagctgctccacccaccaaggactggacagaggtCAGCGTCCGTCCACCATCATATGAGGGGATTGTGGTgagagctgtgactcagctggaggagacactcagtaaagacaagaagaagctggttgaggctgagctgaagagggtccagcagtatgcagtggatgtgactctGGATCCTGATACAGCACATCCTGCACTCATCCTGtctgatgatggaaaacaagtgaTTCATAGTGGTATGTGGAAAAGACTTCCAGACCACCCAGAGAGATTTTCATATTGTGTTAATGTTTTAGGAAAGAAGAGTTTCTCTTCAGGTAGATTTtactttcaggttcaggttaaaggAAAAACTGACTGGGATCTAGGAGTGGCCAGAGGGTCAATCAACAGGAAGGGAAACATCAAACTGAGACCTCAGAATGGTTACTGGATTGTATGTttgagaaaaggaaatgaatacAAAGCTCTTGCTGGTCCTCCAGTGCGTCTCTCTCTTGGTCCTCGTCCTGagaaggtgggggtgtttgtggattatgaggagggtctggtctcctttcatgatgtagatactgcagctcttatctACTCCTTTACTGGCTGCTCCTTCAATGACAAACTTTACCCATTCTTCAGTCCCTGCACAAATGATGGTGGTAAAAACTCTGTACCTCTGATCATCTGTCCTGTCAATCAAAATGTCTGA